One genomic region from Phycisphaeraceae bacterium encodes:
- the ftsY gene encoding signal recognition particle-docking protein FtsY codes for MIRSVLSKLKAGLERTRETFIGQIRSLLVGRKVDDALISELESRLLASDVGVVTTRTLIEGIREDAKKGTIARGEDVLEYLKRELKALWPAEDRVLHFAVAPPTVILVTGVNGAGKTTSIAKLCHVLRSEGRTVLLGACDTFRAGAVRQLEIWAERLGVDVVKGQQGGDPAAVAFDACTAAKARGVDVLILDTAGRLHTQDPLMRQLSKIRSVVARQIEGGPHEVLLVLDATSGQNALRQAEEFSAAAGVTGIFLTKLDGTAKGGIVIAVRETTSIPVKFIGVGETPQDVQPFDPDQFVDALFAE; via the coding sequence GTGATCCGCTCGGTGCTGTCCAAACTCAAGGCCGGCCTCGAGCGCACGCGCGAGACATTCATTGGGCAGATTCGCTCGCTGCTGGTCGGGCGCAAGGTCGATGACGCGCTCATCAGCGAACTCGAGTCGCGCTTGCTCGCTTCGGATGTCGGCGTTGTCACGACGCGCACCTTGATCGAGGGCATTCGCGAGGATGCAAAGAAGGGCACCATCGCGCGCGGCGAAGATGTACTCGAGTATCTCAAGCGTGAACTCAAGGCACTGTGGCCGGCTGAAGATCGCGTGTTGCACTTTGCCGTCGCACCCCCGACCGTCATTCTCGTCACCGGCGTCAACGGCGCGGGTAAGACGACGAGCATCGCCAAACTCTGTCATGTGCTGCGCAGTGAAGGACGCACTGTGCTGCTCGGTGCGTGCGATACGTTTCGCGCCGGGGCGGTTCGCCAACTCGAAATCTGGGCCGAGCGGCTCGGGGTCGATGTGGTCAAGGGGCAGCAGGGTGGCGACCCCGCAGCGGTTGCCTTTGATGCCTGTACCGCGGCCAAGGCGCGCGGCGTTGATGTGCTCATTCTCGATACGGCCGGCCGTCTGCATACGCAGGACCCGCTCATGCGGCAGTTGAGCAAGATCCGTTCGGTCGTCGCGCGGCAGATCGAAGGCGGGCCTCATGAAGTCCTTCTTGTTCTTGATGCCACCAGCGGGCAGAACGCGCTGCGACAGGCCGAAGAGTTCTCGGCTGCTGCGGGCGTGACCGGGATCTTCCTGACCAAACTCGATGGCACTGCCAAGGGCGGCATCGTCATCGCGGTGCGCGAGACGACATCCATCCCGGTCAAGTTCATTGGCGTTGGCGAAACGCCACAGGATGTACAGCCTTTCGACCCGGATCAGTTCGTGGATGCGTTGTTCGCGGAGTGA